In Limibacter armeniacum, a single window of DNA contains:
- a CDS encoding MGMT family protein, with the protein MNKENFFNDVYEVTKLIPEGRVTSYGAIAKYLGRTGSARMVGWAMNQAFSEKGVPAHRVVNRNGLLSGKAHFSEPDMMQQLLEAEGIEIKDDKVVDFQSKFWDPSKELL; encoded by the coding sequence ATGAATAAAGAAAATTTTTTCAACGATGTATATGAAGTCACGAAACTAATTCCAGAAGGTCGTGTCACATCTTATGGGGCTATTGCCAAATACCTAGGCAGAACCGGAAGTGCCCGAATGGTAGGTTGGGCTATGAATCAAGCATTTTCGGAGAAAGGCGTACCCGCTCACAGGGTCGTTAACAGGAATGGTTTGCTTTCAGGCAAGGCACATTTTTCAGAACCTGACATGATGCAACAGTTACTTGAAGCTGAAGGAATCGAGATAAAGGACGATAAAGTTGTTGATTTTCAAAGCAAATTCTGGGATCCTAGCAAAGAACTCCTTTAG
- a CDS encoding outer membrane beta-barrel protein, which produces MSFKTIPLVGALLLLFSVNASAQYPVRMLEIGIGSNSYKGDLNSSFDKWAPSFHTGLRFNWEKRINLSVEGMFGKIQAQSTTYISPDPDKNPLRFVESSFWGVHAEGNLNFVQTKRWKVYLYQGVGFMRFTLKDEEGNKLLEFENISDSRADGESLDDRTIYLPTGLGAIYFLKNGFGISGKIGLLNPLTDYLDNMSELGDPDNNDMVLQGRISLLVPLRFD; this is translated from the coding sequence ATGTCCTTTAAAACAATCCCGCTGGTGGGTGCATTACTGCTACTTTTTTCAGTCAATGCTAGCGCCCAATACCCTGTCAGAATGTTGGAAATTGGTATTGGGTCCAATAGCTATAAAGGCGACCTGAACAGCTCATTTGACAAATGGGCTCCCTCATTCCATACAGGATTACGTTTCAATTGGGAAAAGCGCATAAACTTATCCGTTGAAGGTATGTTTGGCAAAATCCAAGCACAATCCACAACTTATATTTCTCCAGACCCTGACAAGAACCCGTTACGGTTTGTAGAGTCTTCCTTCTGGGGCGTCCATGCAGAAGGAAACCTTAATTTTGTCCAAACAAAACGATGGAAGGTGTATCTCTATCAAGGAGTTGGGTTTATGAGGTTTACCCTGAAAGACGAAGAGGGTAATAAGTTATTGGAGTTTGAAAACATCAGTGACAGCAGAGCAGATGGCGAAAGTCTTGACGACAGAACCATCTACCTCCCTACTGGTTTAGGTGCTATTTACTTTCTGAAAAATGGATTTGGAATCAGCGGAAAAATCGGATTGTTAAACCCACTCACAGACTACTTAGACAACATGTCGGAACTTGGAGACCCTGACAACAATGACATGGTTCTTCAAGGAAGAATTTCACTCTTGGTTCCACTCAGATTTGACTGA